Proteins from a genomic interval of Rubinisphaera italica:
- a CDS encoding PaeR7I family type II restriction endonuclease, which produces MKNLEKRLAKAVKHFWLTRDSQSLNQGAKTGTRDAGLRTAVTGGKHLDGFAELCRDILIDAGLKKTEIFWKQKTELPGYFRAEKKWDLLAISNGQLIAVIEFKAQVGPSFGNNFNNRTEEALGNATDLWAAYREGAIQPSQRPWLGFLFLLEDCPRSQSPVKIKAPHFKTFEEFQGASYARRYEVMLTKLLRERLYDGTCLLLSKREDANKGLSNSPIQELSFNSFASSLSGHASGFAKMRE; this is translated from the coding sequence ATGAAAAACCTTGAGAAACGATTGGCAAAAGCGGTTAAACATTTTTGGTTAACTCGGGATTCACAGTCACTGAATCAAGGAGCAAAAACTGGAACGAGAGATGCGGGTTTAAGAACAGCAGTGACCGGTGGGAAACATCTGGACGGTTTTGCAGAGTTATGTCGGGATATTTTAATTGATGCAGGTTTAAAGAAGACTGAGATTTTCTGGAAACAAAAAACAGAATTGCCGGGATATTTCCGTGCAGAGAAAAAATGGGACTTACTTGCGATTTCTAATGGTCAGCTAATCGCGGTCATCGAATTTAAAGCTCAAGTCGGTCCTTCATTTGGGAATAACTTTAATAATCGAACAGAGGAAGCACTTGGAAATGCAACAGACCTCTGGGCTGCCTACCGTGAAGGGGCAATTCAACCCTCACAACGACCATGGTTAGGATTTTTGTTTTTACTTGAAGATTGTCCCCGATCACAAAGTCCCGTCAAAATAAAGGCGCCACATTTCAAGACCTTTGAAGAGTTTCAAGGGGCATCTTATGCCAGAAGATATGAGGTCATGTTAACGAAATTGTTAAGAGAGAGATTATACGACGGGACTTGTCTGCTTCTTTCCAAGCGAGAAGATGCGAATAAAGGCCTGAGCAACAGTCCTATCCAGGAACTCTCATTCAATTCATTTGCATCGAGTTTGTCAGGTCATGCAAGTGGATTTGCAAAAATGCGTGAATAA
- a CDS encoding DNA-methyltransferase: MPVLNSISLEEFIPPEVADLPDLQTAIPAIAKNTQLTDIISESVSRIPTFHNIYCEDAREMTLEPESVHLIVTSPPYWSLKKYKDSEGQLGHIVEYDHFIDQLDQVWKKCYDSLVPGGRLICVVGDVCLSRKKNKGRHTVVPLHATIQEHCRTIGYDNLAPIIWHKIANASYEVEGGSSFLGKPYEPNSVIKNDIEFILMERKPGGYRKPTTANRILSVIPEAKHREWFQQIWSGVTGASTKNHPAPYPLELAERLVKMFSFVGDTVLDPFLGTGTTTLAALRNGRNSIGYEIDASYLSMAKKRIKDSVGMFSSTEVHVHEKP; this comes from the coding sequence TTGCCTGTATTAAATTCAATTTCATTAGAGGAATTTATTCCCCCAGAAGTTGCTGATTTACCTGATTTGCAAACTGCAATTCCTGCTATTGCAAAAAACACTCAGTTGACTGATATCATCAGTGAATCTGTAAGCCGAATTCCAACATTTCATAATATTTATTGTGAAGATGCCAGAGAAATGACTCTGGAACCGGAATCTGTTCACCTGATTGTGACTTCGCCTCCCTATTGGAGCTTAAAGAAATACAAAGATTCAGAAGGACAGCTTGGTCACATTGTTGAATACGATCATTTTATTGACCAGTTGGATCAGGTTTGGAAAAAGTGCTACGACTCACTTGTCCCAGGTGGGCGATTAATTTGCGTTGTCGGAGATGTCTGCCTTTCCCGGAAAAAAAATAAAGGACGACATACAGTCGTACCGCTTCACGCGACAATCCAAGAACATTGTCGTACGATTGGCTATGACAATCTAGCCCCTATCATCTGGCATAAGATTGCGAATGCCTCTTACGAGGTGGAAGGGGGTTCTTCGTTTCTAGGGAAGCCATACGAACCCAACTCTGTCATCAAGAATGACATAGAATTCATTTTAATGGAGCGCAAGCCAGGTGGATATCGGAAGCCTACTACTGCGAATCGAATACTAAGTGTGATTCCAGAAGCAAAACACAGGGAATGGTTTCAACAAATTTGGAGTGGAGTTACTGGTGCTTCAACGAAAAATCATCCTGCCCCCTATCCACTGGAATTAGCAGAACGATTAGTCAAAATGTTCAGTTTTGTTGGTGATACAGTTTTGGATCCATTTCTTGGAACCGGTACAACAACTTTAGCAGCGCTAAGAAATGGTCGAAATTCTATCGGCTATGAAATTGATGCTTCCTACTTATCGATGGCTAAAAAGAGAATCAAAGACTCAGTCGGGATGTTCTCATCGACTGAGGTGCATGTTCATGAAAAACCTTGA
- a CDS encoding rhomboid family intramembrane serine protease, whose translation MFFFIPYGTDAPIYHWPYGTVGMIVLNVLIFFLVPDVAPYVLEHGNGLQPLEWITSNFIHGDIFHLIGNMIFLWGFGLVVEGKIGTPRFLLVYFGMGIFQCSIEQVLMIASDSGGSSFGASSIIYGLLAISLIWAPKNDLSVYLFVFLIRIIATTFEISILSFGMIYIGLEFVFAVFSGFQMSSAMLHLAGALIGGGIGYVFLVGKWVDCEGWDLISVMKNQHGRQLTRTAAQMPEADYQLKTKKSKKRKKKKPKLAELDSELDDVEVQQSKREKRVLKIRELLKKNKPTAAVSEYQLAKRRMGEFTLCAMDLKSMADGLYRQKMYSESMPFYEQYVDRFPDLASKVRVRLAAIYIDIHQRPRAALRVMSQIDPQELDENAEKIRIKLERQANQLIDEGVLELEGQSWS comes from the coding sequence ATGTTTTTTTTCATCCCCTATGGGACCGATGCTCCCATCTATCATTGGCCTTATGGCACTGTCGGGATGATTGTGCTCAATGTGCTCATCTTTTTTCTGGTTCCCGATGTCGCTCCCTATGTGCTGGAACATGGAAATGGGTTGCAGCCACTGGAATGGATCACGTCTAATTTCATTCACGGAGACATTTTCCATCTCATTGGGAACATGATATTTCTGTGGGGTTTCGGGCTGGTTGTCGAAGGAAAAATCGGAACACCGAGGTTTTTGCTTGTCTACTTCGGCATGGGAATTTTTCAATGCTCGATCGAACAGGTACTGATGATTGCCAGCGATTCCGGCGGGTCCTCGTTTGGTGCTTCTTCGATCATTTATGGACTCCTGGCGATTTCTCTGATCTGGGCTCCTAAGAATGATTTATCGGTTTATCTGTTTGTCTTTCTAATCCGAATCATCGCCACAACTTTTGAAATTTCGATTCTAAGCTTCGGCATGATCTATATCGGTCTTGAGTTTGTGTTTGCTGTATTTTCAGGATTTCAGATGAGCAGTGCGATGCTGCACCTGGCAGGCGCGTTAATTGGAGGAGGCATCGGCTATGTTTTCCTCGTTGGCAAGTGGGTCGACTGTGAGGGCTGGGATTTGATTTCGGTCATGAAAAATCAACATGGCCGCCAACTGACGCGCACCGCTGCTCAAATGCCGGAAGCTGATTATCAACTCAAAACAAAGAAGTCCAAAAAACGAAAAAAGAAGAAACCCAAACTCGCTGAATTGGATTCCGAACTCGATGATGTCGAAGTCCAGCAATCCAAACGTGAAAAGCGGGTTTTGAAAATCCGGGAGTTACTCAAGAAGAACAAGCCAACCGCTGCGGTTTCAGAATATCAGCTTGCCAAGCGACGGATGGGAGAATTCACACTCTGTGCGATGGATTTGAAGAGCATGGCTGATGGCTTATATCGCCAGAAAATGTATTCCGAATCGATGCCCTTCTATGAACAATACGTCGATCGCTTTCCCGATCTGGCCTCCAAAGTACGTGTTCGGCTGGCTGCCATCTATATCGATATCCACCAGCGTCCGCGAGCCGCACTACGCGTCATGAGCCAGATCGATCCTCAGGAACTCGATGAGAACGCAGAAAAAATCCGCATCAAACTCGAACGCCAGGCCAATCAACTGATTGATGAGGGCGTACTGGAACTGGAAGGCCAGAGTTGGTCGTAG
- a CDS encoding Y-family DNA polymerase, with protein sequence MNMCINWLFVDMNSYFASVEQQLRPELRGKPVGVIPMMADTTCCIAASYEAKAFGIKTGTRVSDARILCPEINLVVSRTREYVEYHKRIVKAVESVLPVDQIHSIDEMSCRLLGADGEYARALQLGKAVKNAIKTRVGIALRSSVGLAPNRLLAKVASNMQKPDGLTLIRPTDLPDCLHQLELTDLPGIGKQMEKRFHRAGIFTVKKLCEQPSHRLHEVWGGVVGDRWWHILRGEDLTEKPTQRRTVGHSHVLPPNARNDRDAYAILVKLTHKAAVRLRDMNYWCGSFTVKVSFWERGVWTETRKVGDVQDTPALLAALAEMWALRPQGAIPFKVDLTLFNLKSSKSCSLPLFPEQQRRQSLVKTMDAINLKMGEGALYLAAMHGSRESAPDRIAFQSIPECRPKHPSAGEVEEVY encoded by the coding sequence ATGAACATGTGTATTAATTGGCTATTTGTGGACATGAATTCCTACTTTGCTTCGGTCGAGCAACAGTTGCGGCCCGAATTGCGCGGGAAGCCGGTTGGCGTTATTCCAATGATGGCCGACACAACCTGTTGTATTGCAGCCAGTTACGAAGCAAAGGCATTTGGCATTAAAACGGGAACGCGTGTTTCGGATGCCAGAATTCTCTGCCCGGAGATCAATCTGGTTGTCTCCCGAACGCGGGAATATGTGGAGTATCACAAGCGGATTGTGAAGGCGGTCGAGTCGGTATTGCCGGTCGATCAGATTCACTCGATCGACGAAATGTCCTGCCGCCTGCTCGGTGCGGATGGCGAATATGCACGGGCATTGCAATTAGGAAAAGCTGTCAAAAATGCGATCAAAACCCGTGTCGGGATCGCGCTGCGAAGTTCGGTGGGACTGGCTCCGAATCGCCTGCTCGCCAAGGTGGCCAGCAATATGCAGAAGCCGGATGGCCTGACATTGATTCGCCCGACCGATTTGCCGGACTGCCTGCATCAACTGGAGTTGACCGACCTGCCCGGCATCGGCAAGCAGATGGAGAAGCGGTTTCATCGAGCCGGGATTTTTACGGTGAAAAAGTTATGCGAGCAGCCGAGTCATCGTCTGCATGAGGTGTGGGGCGGCGTGGTTGGAGATCGCTGGTGGCATATTTTGCGGGGAGAAGATCTGACCGAGAAGCCGACGCAGCGGCGGACAGTGGGACATTCGCATGTGCTCCCACCCAATGCACGCAATGATCGTGATGCTTATGCGATTCTCGTCAAGCTGACGCACAAAGCGGCTGTCCGTTTGCGGGACATGAATTACTGGTGCGGCTCTTTCACAGTCAAAGTCAGTTTCTGGGAGCGGGGGGTCTGGACGGAAACCCGAAAAGTGGGTGATGTTCAGGACACGCCGGCTCTGTTGGCGGCGCTGGCGGAAATGTGGGCCTTGCGCCCTCAGGGAGCGATTCCCTTCAAGGTCGATCTCACGCTGTTCAATTTGAAATCGTCAAAGAGTTGTTCTCTGCCATTGTTCCCCGAGCAGCAACGTCGGCAGAGCCTGGTCAAAACGATGGATGCGATCAATCTGAAAATGGGAGAGGGAGCCTTATATCTGGCAGCCATGCACGGCTCCCGCGAATCAGCACCCGACCGCATCGCTTTCCAGTCAATCCCCGAATGCCGCCCAAAACATCCCTCTGCTGGCGAGGTGGAAGAAGTTTATTGA
- a CDS encoding NHL domain-containing protein: MLKIILLTMLTISSFQLCSTPVEPAEVKTLLGNGKAGYTGDGGKSTEATCNEPFGVVVGPDGALYVCETKNHVIRRIDLESLETSTVAGTGKSGYSGDGGIATEAELFEPYEVRFDSQGNMIFVEMMNHIVRGVDAKTGTIATLAGTGKAGFGGDGQVATKAMFNRPHSIAFDDKDNLFICDISNNRLRVVNPQTRIVTTILGDGKKQKLPENAKLGDIPVSGPRALDYDGENLWLALREGNAIYRIDLKTSRIHHVAGTGGKQGYSGDGGPAAQAQLAGPKGIAVDKDGNIVFADTESHTIRWIDGKTGVIKTIVGNGKKGDGPDGDPLNCKLNRPHSVCFGPDGRVYIGDSSNHRVRVWIP; this comes from the coding sequence ATGCTCAAAATCATATTGCTCACTATGCTCACAATCTCATCATTCCAGCTGTGCTCTACTCCAGTAGAGCCTGCAGAAGTCAAGACTCTGCTGGGAAATGGAAAAGCAGGCTATACGGGAGACGGCGGGAAATCGACTGAAGCGACCTGCAATGAACCGTTCGGCGTTGTCGTTGGTCCCGATGGAGCTCTCTATGTGTGTGAAACGAAGAATCATGTGATTCGCCGCATCGATCTAGAGTCATTGGAAACGAGCACCGTCGCAGGGACTGGGAAATCTGGCTACTCGGGAGATGGGGGAATCGCCACCGAAGCAGAACTGTTTGAACCTTACGAGGTACGGTTCGATTCTCAGGGAAATATGATCTTTGTTGAAATGATGAATCACATTGTACGCGGCGTCGATGCAAAAACCGGGACGATCGCGACGCTGGCAGGCACTGGCAAGGCTGGCTTCGGTGGAGATGGTCAGGTTGCAACAAAAGCGATGTTCAATCGCCCGCATTCGATTGCTTTTGACGACAAAGATAATCTGTTTATTTGCGATATCAGCAATAATCGATTGCGAGTCGTCAATCCGCAGACACGAATTGTCACCACAATTCTCGGTGATGGAAAGAAACAGAAACTCCCAGAAAACGCCAAACTGGGGGACATTCCTGTCAGTGGTCCCCGGGCACTCGATTACGATGGCGAAAACCTCTGGCTCGCCCTCAGAGAAGGAAATGCAATCTATCGAATTGATCTGAAAACATCACGAATCCATCACGTAGCCGGCACCGGCGGAAAACAGGGTTATAGCGGTGATGGCGGACCAGCCGCTCAGGCACAACTGGCCGGTCCGAAAGGGATCGCCGTCGACAAAGATGGCAACATCGTATTTGCTGACACCGAAAGCCACACCATTCGCTGGATCGATGGCAAAACGGGAGTCATCAAGACGATCGTCGGGAATGGAAAAAAGGGAGATGGCCCCGATGGCGATCCCCTCAACTGCAAACTGAACCGTCCACACAGCGTCTGCTTCGGTCCTGATGGTCGCGTTTATATTGGCGACAGTTCCAATCATCGAGTTCGGGTTTGGATTCCGTAG
- a CDS encoding DUF1501 domain-containing protein, with amino-acid sequence MLRISGRQFRHCDGILRREFLTIGTFAGTALSLPALLRAENQRTSSQRAKSLIMVHLDGGAPQYETIDPKISAPSEIRGPFAPISTAVPGIQISELMPKVAAAADKFAFIRSLTGSVGRHDAFQCQSGFAESDLKSMGGRPALGCTMSRLKSQSTDQVPTFVDMMQGRPLVRNSARAGFLGPAYQPFRPDMSSMFERELESGMKGELNRLGGDHTVSLTLNEALSTNRMDRRLSLLDDLDKIRRAIDQQGMMQAMDQFQQQAVSILTSGKLAEAVDLSQEDPRIVERYSLPENRPGSQSVTSESSHSVKKFLMARRLIEAGVRVVSLSISDFDTHSSNFPRMQNLLPIVDHGLTTLVADLEERGLLEDVTILAWGEFGRTPRVNKNGGRDHWPKVGPAILAGGGLKTGQVIGATDRLGGEVADRPVTYKDMFATVYHQLGINPHQITINDLQGRPQYLLDEGKAIRELL; translated from the coding sequence ATGCTGAGAATATCGGGCCGACAATTTCGACATTGCGATGGAATTCTCCGTAGAGAATTTCTTACCATCGGAACTTTCGCCGGAACTGCACTCTCTTTACCGGCATTGTTGAGAGCAGAGAATCAGCGTACGTCTTCTCAGCGTGCGAAGTCACTCATCATGGTGCATCTGGATGGGGGAGCTCCACAATATGAAACAATCGATCCCAAGATCTCTGCCCCTTCTGAAATTCGTGGCCCATTTGCTCCCATATCAACTGCTGTACCAGGAATTCAAATCAGCGAGTTAATGCCCAAGGTGGCCGCTGCTGCCGATAAGTTTGCATTCATCAGAAGTTTGACCGGTTCGGTCGGACGACACGATGCATTTCAATGTCAAAGTGGATTTGCGGAAAGCGATTTGAAATCGATGGGAGGCCGACCCGCCCTGGGCTGTACAATGTCTCGTCTGAAAAGCCAATCCACCGATCAGGTTCCCACCTTTGTCGACATGATGCAGGGACGACCGCTTGTTCGAAACAGCGCACGCGCCGGTTTTCTAGGACCAGCTTATCAACCGTTTCGTCCCGATATGTCTTCCATGTTTGAGCGGGAACTCGAATCGGGTATGAAGGGCGAACTGAATCGGCTCGGAGGCGATCACACCGTCTCTTTAACATTGAACGAAGCGCTCTCCACCAATCGGATGGATCGACGTCTTTCACTGCTCGACGATCTCGACAAGATCCGCCGCGCGATCGATCAGCAGGGCATGATGCAGGCGATGGATCAGTTTCAGCAGCAGGCGGTCAGCATTCTCACCTCCGGTAAACTGGCAGAAGCGGTCGATTTGTCTCAGGAAGATCCCCGCATTGTCGAACGTTATTCGCTGCCCGAAAATCGTCCCGGCAGCCAATCTGTGACCAGTGAATCATCTCATTCGGTGAAAAAGTTTCTGATGGCTCGCCGGCTGATTGAAGCGGGGGTTCGCGTTGTCAGTCTTTCGATCAGCGATTTTGATACGCATTCCTCCAACTTCCCTCGCATGCAGAATTTATTACCGATTGTCGATCATGGCCTGACCACCCTGGTCGCCGATCTCGAAGAACGTGGCTTGCTGGAAGATGTCACGATCCTCGCCTGGGGGGAATTCGGTCGAACTCCCCGCGTCAATAAAAATGGCGGGCGAGATCATTGGCCCAAAGTTGGTCCAGCGATTCTCGCAGGGGGCGGCTTGAAAACTGGTCAGGTTATCGGTGCGACCGATCGTCTCGGAGGAGAAGTGGCAGATCGTCCCGTCACTTATAAGGACATGTTCGCAACGGTCTATCATCAACTCGGCATCAACCCTCATCAGATCACCATCAACGACCTGCAAGGCCGCCCGCAGTATTTGCTTGATGAAGGCAAAGCGATTCGCGAATTACTTTGA
- a CDS encoding alpha/beta hydrolase — MPLDRRAELFVEAVSVFSSTPVHEMTIEEARARKQPSVGKLAPIVAQDDCRIPTRTGSVSARVYQPRNEIHNGHPVIVYIHGGGWVMGELDHYDQLCRELASQTDMTVISLDYRLAPEHQFPKGLEDCLDAVEHLATEGIPGQAYSHQPCEHIYLCGDSAGGNLAAVVANEFHDHSRIHIEGQILIYPITDCDFDRVSYRDNAEGYLLTADMMKWFWELYCPDLSKRPLPWTSPLQRDSFANLPPAFVLTCEFDPLRDEGAAYAECLQAAGVETVHHEIPGMIHGFMRYLQTFPQAHEAVAKIADWIDHTSAVSSGKSHTSHH, encoded by the coding sequence ATGCCTCTGGACCGTCGTGCCGAACTTTTTGTTGAAGCCGTCTCTGTTTTTTCCAGCACCCCTGTGCATGAAATGACGATTGAAGAAGCCCGAGCCCGGAAGCAACCTTCTGTCGGCAAGCTGGCTCCGATTGTCGCTCAGGATGATTGCAGAATCCCCACGCGAACAGGTTCTGTCTCAGCCCGAGTTTATCAGCCCCGGAATGAAATTCATAACGGACATCCCGTCATTGTCTATATTCATGGTGGCGGCTGGGTGATGGGCGAACTCGATCATTATGACCAACTCTGCCGCGAACTGGCCAGTCAGACCGACATGACTGTCATCAGTCTCGACTATCGACTCGCCCCCGAACATCAATTTCCCAAAGGTCTGGAAGACTGCCTCGATGCTGTCGAACATCTGGCGACTGAAGGTATTCCTGGCCAGGCTTATTCCCATCAACCCTGCGAACATATCTATTTATGTGGAGACAGTGCCGGCGGGAATCTGGCTGCGGTTGTCGCTAACGAATTCCACGATCATTCCCGCATCCACATCGAAGGTCAAATTCTAATCTACCCGATTACCGACTGCGATTTCGATCGCGTCTCCTATCGAGACAATGCTGAAGGCTATCTGCTCACCGCTGATATGATGAAATGGTTTTGGGAACTGTATTGTCCAGATCTCAGCAAACGCCCGCTTCCCTGGACATCTCCCCTGCAACGCGATTCTTTCGCGAATCTGCCCCCCGCCTTCGTGCTCACCTGCGAGTTCGATCCATTGCGTGATGAAGGAGCCGCCTACGCCGAATGTCTGCAAGCTGCGGGAGTCGAAACCGTTCACCACGAAATCCCCGGCATGATTCATGGTTTCATGCGATATCTGCAAACATTTCCGCAGGCACACGAAGCGGTTGCAAAAATAGCCGACTGGATTGACCACACTTCCGCAGTCAGCTCAGGCAAATCACACACATCTCATCATTAA
- a CDS encoding sulfatase family protein, protein MNHLFCNFILFLLTFCQISTAELLASHVKSKPPNIVLILCDNLGYGDIEPFGSKLHRTPHLNQLAKSGRKFTHFYSASGVCTPSRAALMTGCYPQRVDMAITDGAVLRPVSPIGLNPKEWTMAEHLQKAGYATAAFGKWHLGDQPDYLPTNQGFDYFEGIPYSDDMTPREGQNWPPLPYMVNTEVVDAPVDRDQMAKRLTISTCEWIKDHQKEPFFVYIPKCMPGSTQAPFASEDFKGKSKNGPWGDSVEEIDWSLGEIVRTLSDLDLTNNTLIIWTSDNGAPRRTPVQGSNLPLSGWGYTTSEGGMRVPCIMSWPGTIPAGTVCDELTTMMDLYPTAAKLSQHPLDNTVPRDGHNILSLMLGQKNASSPYEAFYYYQMDQLQAVRSGKWKLYLPIESRSRTRNGSPQKQTLKLYDVVEDPAESKNLAESKPKVVDQLTQLTVEAKTELGDYQQPGSQVRPHAVRDVALPLLLTTPAP, encoded by the coding sequence GTGAACCATCTGTTTTGTAACTTTATCCTGTTTCTGCTGACTTTCTGTCAGATTTCGACAGCTGAACTTCTGGCGAGTCATGTCAAATCGAAGCCCCCCAACATTGTCCTCATTCTGTGCGACAATCTGGGTTACGGCGATATCGAACCCTTCGGTTCCAAACTGCATCGGACGCCTCATTTAAATCAGCTGGCAAAGTCCGGTCGTAAATTTACGCACTTTTATTCCGCCAGCGGAGTCTGTACGCCAAGTCGAGCCGCCTTGATGACTGGTTGTTATCCACAACGTGTCGACATGGCCATTACCGACGGAGCAGTTTTGCGACCGGTTTCGCCGATTGGTCTCAATCCCAAAGAATGGACAATGGCAGAACATCTCCAGAAAGCCGGCTATGCGACGGCAGCTTTTGGGAAATGGCACCTGGGAGATCAGCCGGACTATTTGCCGACGAATCAGGGGTTCGATTATTTCGAAGGGATCCCCTACAGCGACGACATGACTCCCCGCGAAGGCCAGAACTGGCCTCCGTTGCCTTATATGGTCAATACTGAAGTGGTCGATGCCCCGGTGGATCGGGATCAAATGGCAAAACGCTTGACCATTTCCACTTGTGAGTGGATCAAAGACCATCAAAAAGAGCCTTTTTTTGTTTACATCCCCAAATGTATGCCCGGCAGCACTCAGGCTCCTTTTGCCAGCGAGGACTTCAAAGGGAAATCGAAGAACGGTCCGTGGGGCGATTCCGTTGAAGAAATTGACTGGTCACTCGGTGAAATTGTCCGCACCTTGTCGGATTTGGATCTGACGAATAACACGCTCATTATCTGGACTTCCGATAATGGAGCCCCTCGTCGTACGCCAGTCCAGGGAAGCAACCTCCCGCTGAGTGGATGGGGTTATACAACTTCTGAAGGTGGGATGCGGGTTCCCTGTATCATGAGCTGGCCTGGCACAATTCCAGCAGGTACGGTCTGTGATGAGCTCACTACTATGATGGACCTGTACCCCACAGCGGCCAAATTAAGTCAGCATCCCCTCGATAATACGGTCCCTCGGGATGGACACAACATTCTGTCATTGATGCTCGGGCAGAAGAATGCGAGTAGTCCTTACGAAGCTTTCTATTACTATCAAATGGATCAGTTGCAGGCCGTGCGTTCCGGGAAGTGGAAACTTTACCTGCCAATTGAATCGCGATCACGTACGAGAAATGGATCACCTCAAAAACAGACTTTAAAACTTTATGACGTCGTCGAAGATCCTGCCGAGTCGAAGAATCTGGCCGAGAGTAAACCGAAAGTTGTCGACCAATTGACGCAGTTAACCGTTGAAGCGAAAACAGAGCTGGGAGATTATCAACAACCAGGTTCCCAGGTTCGCCCTCATGCCGTCCGGGACGTGGCACTTCCTCTTCTTCTGACTACTCCTGCACCATGA